The genomic DNA GCCGCGCCAGCCGTAGATCGACTGGTCGTCGTCGCCCACGCAGGCGATGTTCTTCCGGGCCTGCGCCAGCAGGCGCAGCCACAGGTACTGGGCGACGTTGGTGTCCTGGTACTCGTCGACCAGGATGTAGCGGAACCGGTCCTGGTAATTGGCCAGGACGTCGGGGTTCTCCCGCCAGAGCTTGAGGCAGAGCAGCAGGAGATCGCCGAAATCGACGGCGTTCAGCGTCGCGAGCCGGGCCTGGTAGGCCGTGTAGAGGGCGCCGCCCTTGCCGAACGCGAAGGCCGCGGCCTCGCCCGGGGGCACCTGCTCGGGGCCGAGGCCGCGGTTCTTCCAGCCGTCGACGGCGTGCGACAGGGCCCGGGCCGGCCAGCGCTTCTCGTCGACGTTCTGGTCGGCGATGACCTGCTTCATCAGCCGGAGCTGGTCGTCGGTGCCGAGGATGGTGAAGTCGGATTTGAGCCCGACCAGCTCGGCGTGGCGGCGCAGGATCTTGGTGCCGATGGCGTGGAAGGTGCCGAGCCAGGGCATGCCCTCGCCGGCCGGCCCGATCAGCGCGCCGATCCGGTGCTTCATCTCCCGGGCGGCCTTGTTGGTGAAGGTCACCGCCAGGATGTCGAAGGGACGCGCCCGCCCGGTGGCGATCAGGTGGGCGATGCGGGTGGTCAGCACCCGGGTCTTGCCGGTGCCGGCGCCGGCCAGCACCAGGACCGGGCCCTCCGTGGTCTCGACGGCGCGGCGCTGCTCGGGGTTCAGCCCCTCGAGGTAGCCGGCCGACTCGCGGCGGAGGGCGCCCATGGCGCGGGCGGCGATGGACGTGGCGGGCGCGCCGTCCCCGGCGGCCTGCGGATGCGGACGGTTCTGCATCCCGCTTCCCTGGACCAAATCGCGAACGGCGTCGAGGCCGTTCGCGCCGCGAAGGGGGGCGGAGCCATGAAACGCGGCTGCCCGCGCCGGGACGATCCGGGGTCTGCAGGCGCGCGCCGCCTTCCCCTCGGCGGCCGCGGATCGGCACGTGTGCGACCGGGGGGCGCCAGCCGCGGAGCGCGACGAGCCCCCTCTCCTCCACGGGAGAGGGGACCCGCGCCGGGTCCGGAGGCCGCAGGCCCGGCGTGCCGCGAGCCGCCTCGCGCGCAGCCCGAGAGCCGCTCCCGACCGTGGCATCGCCGCTGGCGCCCCCGGCGGCTTATCGTGCTATGGCCGTGGCGACTGACTCGCGGGGGCACGCGGGGCACGGCGGCCCGGTGAGGTCGCGGCCTCGCGCAGAGATGGTGCGGAACGGGACCATTGCGTGATCTTCTGACCGCGCTGGCGTGCGCCGTCATCCTGGTTCTCGTGGCGGCGCTCGCGGTCCCGCCCTTCGTCGACTGGCAGGCCCATCGCGGGCTGGTCGAGCGGGCGCTCGCCCGGTCCCTGGGCGTTCCAGTCCGGACCGACGGCCGGATCGAGGTCCGCCTGCTGCCGTCGCCGCGGCTGCGCGTCGACCGCCTGCATCTCGGCACCGATCCGGACCGCCCGAGCCTGGATGCCCGGTTCGTCAAGGCCGAGATCGCCCTCGCGCCGCTCCTGAAGGGCGAGTTCCGCTTCACCGAGACCCGGATCGGCCGGGCCGAGATCAAGCTCCCGGTCGCCGGCCCGGACACGCTGAAGCTGCCGCCCGATTTCGGCGGAGCCCTGCGCGACCGCGACCTCGCCATCGAGAACCTGCAGATCCAGCAGTTCCTCGTCACCACGCAGGTCCCCGCCACCGGGCGGACCGACCAGCTCTACGTCCAGGACCTCCGCCTGCAGGCGCCGGCCCTGGTCGGGCCCTGGCGGATCGAGGGGACGAGCGGCGGCATCCCGTTCCGGGCGGTCAGCGGCACGCCGGGGCCGGACGGGCGCCTCGCCGCCAAGATCTCGGGCGGCGGCGACGCGGCGCCGCGCTTCGAGGCGGACGCGCGGTTCGGCCTCGCCCCTGCCGAGGCCGGCGGCACCCAGGTCGAGGCCGAGGGCTCCGCCCGCCTCGTCGTCGGGCCGCCGACCCAGGCGGCCGGCGCCTACCTGCCGTTCTCGCTGGCCGGCACCTTCAAGGCCCGGGGCACGCAGGTGCGGTTCGAGGCCATCGACCTCGCCATCGACCCCGGCGGCCGGGCCCTGCGGCTCGGCGGCACCGGACGGCTCGACCTGCGCCAGTGGCGCGCCGGTCTGACCCTGGACGCCCGCCGCCTCGACCTCGACGCCTTCCTGGCCTCGGCGGAGGGGCAGAACCTGATCGCCCGCGGCCTGCCGCGCTCGGCCGGCAGCCTGCCGGCGATGCTCGACCTCGACCTCACCGTGGGCAGCGCCGTTCTGGGCGGCGAGGACTGGTCGAACCTCGCCCTCACCGGCACCCTGGAGCGGGCCGGCGGCCTGCTGCTGCGCCGCTTCGCGGTGACCGGCCCGGCCGAGTCCACCGTGACGGCGAGCGGGCAGGTCGAGACGGCGCCGCTGCGCTTCTCCGGTCCGGTGGCGCTCGCCGCCCCCGACTCGGAGGCGCTCGGCCGCTACCTCCGCCGCCTCGGCGCCGAGGGGCCGCTCGTCGCGCTCCTCGACGGGCGGAAGATCGAGGCCGCCGCCGACCTGTCGGCCGCCGGCACCGGCCTGTCCCTGCGCAACATGCGCCTGGGCCTCGGGCCGGCGCGGATCACCGGCAACGCCCGCTACACCGCCGCCGAGGGCACCGAGCGCGGCCGGTTCGAGGCCCAGATCCGCGCCACCGGCCTCGACATCGCCGGCCTGCCGCCCCTCGGGACGGCGCTCGGCACCCTGCGCGACACCGACCTCGCCCTGACCCTGGAGGCCAAGGACGTCCGGTTCGGCGCCGCGGGCTCCGGCACCGGCACGATCGCGGCGCGGATCCAGTCGGACGGCGCCGGCCTCACGGTCGACAGCCTCGACGTCACCGACCTCGCCGGCGCCAGCGCCCGGCTGTCCGGGCAGATCGGCGCGGACGGGACCGGCCGCGTCTCCGGGCGCCTGAAGGCGCCGGCGGCGGCGCCCCTGCTCGGCCTGCTCGAGCGGGTCTGGGTGGGCGAGATCCGCCTGCTGCCCGCCTTCCTGCGGGACGCGCCCCTCGACCTCGCCGTCACCCTCGACCGGGAGGGCGGCGCGGCCGCGGCCCTGCGGACCCAGGCCCGGGGCAGCGCCGGCGGCGGCACCCTCGACCTGACGCTCGCGAGCCGCGGCGCGCGGATCGAGGGCGGCACCGCCACGCTCGCGGCGCCGCGGGCCGGGCCGTGGTTCGGCCGCACCGACATCCCGGGGCTCCAGCAGCCCGCCGAGCTGCACCTGACTGCCGAGAGGCCGGACGGCCAGGCCCTCGCCCTGACGGCGAACGGCACGGTCGCGGGCCTGCGGCTCGCCACCGGCCGCCCGATCCTGGTCGGTCCCGACTTCGTCCCGACCGGCGGCACGCTCCGCGCCGACTCGGCGGACCTGGCGCCGTTCCTGACGCTGGCCGGCGCCGCGACCCTGGCGCCGGGGGCGTGGCCGGCCGACCTCACCGTCACGCTGTCGCGGCAGCAGGGCGAGGCCGCCGCCGCGCTCGCCGGCACGGTGGCGGGCGCGGGGGTGAACGGGACGCTGCTGCGGGCGGCGGGCGGGGCCCTGCACGGCCGCATCGCCCTCGACCGGCTGTCGGTCCCGCAGCTCGCCGCAGCCCTGGTGATCCCGCCGGGCGCCAACGGCGCGTTCGCGCCGCCGACCGCCCACCCGGCCGTGTCCCTCGACGTCCGTGTCGCCAGCCTGGATCTCGGCCGCGGCCTCGTCGCCACCGACGCGGCCGCCGCCCTCGGCCTCGCCGACGCGGGCCTCACCCTGCGCGACCTGACCGGCAAGCTCGCCGGCGGCCGGCTCGCGGGCTCGGTGACGGTCGCCCGGCCCGGGGCCGGGGCCTCGGTCTCGGGCTCGGGCAGCCTCGACGGCGCGGCGCTCCCGATCCTGGCCGGCGGACCGTTCGGCGGCCGCCTGAGCGCCGACCTGCGCTTCGCCGCCACGGCCGAGACCCTGTCGGGCCTCGCCGACAGCCTCTCGGGCAGCGGCGCGCTCACCCTGACGGACCTGAGCCTGCCCGCGGCCGATCCCGCGGCCCTCGGCCGGGCGCTGGCCCGCGCGGCCGAGATGGACGACCCGCTCCGCGAGGGGCGGCTCCAGGCCCTGGTCACCGAGGAGCTCGCCCGGGGCGGCGCGCAGGCGCGGGGATCCGCCCGGGCCGCCGCCACGATCGTGGGGGGCGTGCTGCGGGCCGGGCCGTTCGACCTCGATCTCGGGCCGGCCCGCTGGGCCGGCACCGTCGGCTACGACCTGCGCGCCGGCCGCCTCGACGTCCGCGGCACGCTCGTGGGCGGCCCGGTGCCCCGCGGCTGGAACGCCGGTCCGCCCGCGGTCCAGTTCGGCCTGACCGGGCCCCTGAGCGCGCCGGAGCGCGCGCTCGACGTCGGCACCCTGTCGAACGGCCTCGCGGCCTTCGTGCTCCAGCGCGAGCTGGAGACGATCGAGCTGACCGAGGCCGACCAGGTGGAGCGTCAGCGCCGCCGCGCCCGGATCGAGATGGACCGCGCCCGCGCGGCGGCCCTCAAGGCCGCGGCCGAGAAGGCCGCCGCCGACAGGGCTGCCGCCGACAAGGCCGCCGAGGAGGCGGCGAAGCGGGTCCGCAATCCGGAGGAGGGGATCGCCCAGCCGCCGGCGCCCGCCGAGGCCCGGCCGTGAAGCCCCGGCCGCGTCCCGACGGGCCGGGGCGACGCGGAGGCCGCGAAGGGGCCGTCCAGAGCCGACGGTGACCCCCGGAGCCCTCCTTCGAGGCTCGCCGGGGCGGGCACCGCGGGATGAGGGCGTGGAAGGGGGCGATCACCCCGAGAGCCTCGGGCGCAGCACCCCGTCGCGGGCGCCGCGCCCGCGCGGCGCTCAGGCCTTGCCCACCGCCATGAGCGCGAAGGCGTAGATCAGCGCCACCTCCTCCAGCCGGTCGAACCGGCCGGCGGCGCCGCCGTGGCCGGCCTCCATGTTGATCCGCAGGAGCACCGGCCCGCCGCCCGTCATGGTGGCGCGCAGCCGCGCGACCCACTTGGCCGGCTCCCAGTAGGTCACCCGCGGGTCGGTGAGCCCGCCGAGCGCCAGGATCGCCGGGTATTCCTTGGCGGCGACGTTGTCGTAGGGCGAGTACGACAGGATCGTCCGGAAGGCGGTCTCGCTCTCGCCCGGGTTGCCCCATTCGGGCCATTCCGGCGGCGTCAGCGGCAGCTCCGCGTCCAGCATGGTGTTGAGCACGTCGACGAAGGGCACGTCGGCGACGATCCCGGCGAACAGCTCCGGCGCGAGGTTGGCCACCGCCCCCATCAGCATCCCGCCGGCCGACCCGCCGTGGGCGACGATGCGCTTCTCGGACGTGTAGCGGGCCTCGATCAGCGCCCGCGCGCAGGCGATGAAGTCCGTGAAGGTGTTGGGCTTCTTCTCGCGCTTGCCGTCGAGGTACCAGCGCCAGCCCTTCTCGGTGCCGCCGCGGATATGGGCGATCGCGTAGACGAAGCCGCGGTCGACGAGGCTCAGCAGGTTCGTGCGGAACGCCGCCGGCATCAGCGTGCCGTAGGAGCCGTAGCCGTAGAGCAGCAGCGGCGCGCCGCCGTCGAGGGCGAGGTCCCGGCGATGCAGCAGCGAGATCGGCACCTGCTCGCCGTCGGGCGCGGTGGCGAAGAGCCGCCGGGTCACGTAGGCGGCCGGGTCGTGACCGCTCGGCACCACCTGCCGCTTGCGCAGGAGCCGGGTGCGGGCCGCGCAGTCGTAGTCCCAGGTCTCCGACGGGGTCGTCATCGACGAGTAGACGAAGCGGATCGTGGCCGTGTCGAAGGCGAGACCGGCCCGCAGGCCGAGGGAGTAGGCCTCCTCGGCGAAAGCGACCGTGTGCTCGGTACCGTCGGCGAGGTCGCGCACGACGATCCGCGGCCTGGCGTTCTCGATCTCCAGCCGGATCAGGTGGCCGGCCAGCAGGTGCAGGTGGCGGATCATCACCCCGGACCGGTGCGGCACGAGGTCGGTCCAGTGGGCGCGGCCCGGATCGTCGAGCGGCGCGGTGACGATCTTGAAGTCCTCGGCGCCGTCCGCGTTGGTGCGGATGAACAGGCGGTCGCCGCGGTGCTCGACCCCGTAGATCAGCAGCGGCGTGCGCGGCTCGACGAGGCGCAGGCGGGCGTCCTGCGCGTGCCGGTCGAGGAGCCGGACCTCGGAGGTCTCGTGGTCGCTCACCGTCACGTCGAGGAAGGCGCCGGACTGCGTCTTGCCGATGTGGACGAAGTAGCCGGAGTCGGCCTCCGTGTAGACGGTCTCGTCCTCGCTCTGCCCCGTGCCGACGCGGTGGCGCATCACCTTGGCGGGCCGGTGGTTGGCGTCGACCGCCACGTACCAGAAGCTCGCGCCGTCCGCGGCCCAGACCGCCTCGCCGGAGGTCGCCTCGACCCGGTCGTCGAGGTCGAGGCCGGTGGCGACGTCGCGCACCCGGATCGTGTAGAGTTCCGAGCCCTTGGTGTCGACGCTCCAGGCGAGGCGGGCGTGGTCGTCGGAATGGACGGCGGCGGCGATCTCGAAGAACGGCAGGCCCTCGCCCTCGCGGTCGCCGTCGATGAGGATCGTCTCGTCCGGGTCCGGCCCCGACTCGGGCACATCGGGGGCGGTGGCCGGCCGCCGGCAGATCAGCGGGTGCTGCCCGCCCTCGCGGTGGCGCGTGTAGTACGCGAAGGGCCCGTCGGGCTCGGGGACGCCGCTCTCGTCCTCCTGGATCCGCCCGCGCATCTCGGCGACCAGCTGGCGCCGCAGCTCCGCGCTCCCGGCGAGCGCCGCCTCGGCGAAGGCGTTCTCGGCCTTCAGGTAGGCGGCGATGTCGTCCGGCAGCGCGGCCGGGTCCTTCAGGACCGTCTGCCAGTTCTCGGCCTTCAGCCACGCGTAGTCGTCAATGATCTCCTGCCCGTGGACGCTGAAGCGCCGCGGCCGGGCCTCGGCCACCGGCGCGCCGGTCCTGTGAGCGAGCAAGCCGTGGCCGATCTCCGTCATCGTCTCTCCCGTCGGGTCCCGTCGCGCGCGGGTGTCGCGTCCGGGTGAGCGGATGTGTCCCGCCGGGCGCGCGGATGCAAGGCGTCCGGAGGCGGGGCCGGGGCGGGAGCCCTGTGCCGCCGGCCGGGTCGGCGCGGCCGCGGGACCGGCGCCGACCCGTTGCCTCGCGGCATCGGTGGCGCGGGAAACGGCCGGGCCGCGGACGGGATCCGCGCGTCCGGTCCCGCGCCGGAGCGGCGTCCGGAGCCGCGCCGGGGCGGCCGGATCGGGCGGTCTCGGCGGGGACCGCGAACCCGCCAGGGACTTGGCGCAGCGGCCGTTTTCCGCCGCGTCCCGGCACCGGATCGCCCCGGGTGCTGCACAGGTCGTGACAAGTCGAGCCGAGCACAGGCCTGAGATAACCGGCCTGGGATTATCCGGCGCCGCGATCCGTCCGACCTAAAGGGGGATGTGCGGATGGTGGAATGGCCGATTCGATGCATGTTGTGTCTGCGGATTACCGGAAACATCGTACGAAGCGTGGGACAAAGGGCGTTCTGGCGGGTGTCGCGGGGGTGCTGAGTCTGCCAGTGGCGGCGGCGGAACTTCCCGATCGGCGAAAATCGCAGCTCATCGAGCACGTGCGGATCTGCTCGGCCTACGGCCAAGCCTTCTTCTTCATCCCCGGCACGGATACCTGCCTGCGCCTCTCCGGCCGCGCGCGCTTCGAGTACGCCTACCAGCCCTCCTACAGCCGCTCAGGCACCGCTGCCGCCACCCCGGGGGATTACAGCGGCTACCAGGGCCGGCTCCGGATCAACCTCGATGCCCGGACCCAGACGTCCTACGGGACCCTGCGCGCCTTCCTGCGCCTCGACGCTGGGAGCCGGACCGGCTTCGCCACCATGCATGCCGGCGCGCTGAACCGGATCGGCGGCGCCTTCCCGGCCCTTGGCGTCGACCAGTTCGGGCGGGCCCAGCAGCAGTTCAACGTCGACAAGGCGTTCATCCAGTTCGCCGGCATCACCGCCGGCCGCGCCTCGTCGTTCTTCGATTTCTACGCCCACGACTTCGAGTTCATCGTCTCCACCATCGGCTCGGACAATCCCTCGACCAACCTCGCCGCCTACACGGCGACGCTGGGCAAGGGGCTGTCCGCCTCGCTGTCGGTGGAGGACCCGATGTTCCGCCGCACGCCGGTCTACGCGTCCCAGAACGCTCCGGCCTCGGCCTTCCCGAACCCCGGCGCGATCCTCTCGCCCGGGAACCCCGTCGCCCCGATCTTCGTCGGGTACGACGCCGCCGGCCGCCCGACCGGTGTGGGCTTCGTGGACACGGTCCAGCGCAGCCGCATGCCCGACCTCGTCGGCGTGCTGCGCTCCGACCAGTCCTGGGGCTCCGCGCAGCTCTCGGGCGCCGTGCACGAGGTCAACCACGGCCTGCTCAGCAGCGTCGCGTTCGCCGGCTCGAACCTGGGCGCGCCGGTCTCGGTGGGCAACAACCGCGCTCCGGCCGGCGGAGCCTCCGCCCTCGGCTGGGCCGTGCAGGGAGGCGTGAAGATCAACCTGCCAGCGATAGCGACCGGCGACACCCTCTACCTCCAGGGCGCCTACGGGGAGGGCACCGCCCTGTATACCGGCCTGCCGGCCTATAACGGCCCCTGGGCGCAGTCGGCCACGGCGGTGCAGGGGGCGGCCTTCTCCCAGTTCTTCAACGACGGCGTCATCAATCCCTTCACCCAGCGCCTCCAGCTGTCGACGAGCTACTCGTTCACGGCGGCGATGCTGCACTACTGGACGCCCGCGGTCCGCTCCGCCTTCTTCGGCTCCTACGGCGCCCTGAGCTTCGCCCGCGGCGCCCGCGCGGCGCAGGGCGCCTATTTCGGCGTGACCGGGACCGGGCCGGGCACCCCCGGGACGCGGTTCTTCGACCTGAGCCAAGTGCTGCGGGACAGCTACCGCTTCGTCGCCGGCGCCAACCTGATCTGGTCGCCGGTGAAGGAGTTCGATATCGGCGTCGAGGCGATCTACACGCGCTACGGGCCCCGGAGCGGCCGCATCCTCGACCTAGGCCGGTATCCCAACCAGAACGCGGCCTACGTCAACAACCCCGCCAACCCGGTCTCGACCGCCCGCCACGTCGACGTCATCCAGGTGCGCGCGCGCGTGCAGCGGGACTTCTGAGGGCGGCCGCGGGCGGCGAGACCGGCTTGGCCGGGAGCCGGTTCCGACCTCGGGCGTTGAACCGCCGGCCGTGGCACCCATCACGGTCGCCGGTTCGATCCCGAGGTGCCGACATGGACGCGATCCCCGATCCGCAGCCCGATCCGCAGGACGATCAACCCGCCGCGGACCTGGAGCGCGTCAACGATATCCTCGCCGTCTGGGCGGCGCGCTCCGCCGCCGAGAGCGACGCGCTGATCGACCGGTTCGAGGCCATGGGCTACGAGGTCCGCGGCAAGTCCGAGGACGAGATCGCCGACGTCCTGCACCGGCCTCCGACGCGCGCGGCCACGAGATAGCTGTGGGTTGTAGGTAAAAAAGCCTTGACCTTCTAAGTTTTCCTGAGACACTGAGGGCTTCGCACGTCCGTCGTAGCATGCACGGAACAAAACATGAACAAATCTTTCAAGGGCGGCCGTTCAGCCACCGCGGGGGCACGCCCGCGCGGCGCCGCCGCGGGCGACCTCCCGGCGGAGGCGTCGCGCCTGCTGGCGCGGCTCGGCGAGCCAGGCGCCTACGCGCGGCCCGACCCCCTCGTCGAGGAGGCGCTGGTGACCCGGCGGGGCGGCGACGGGATCTCGGTTGGCAGCGGGCGCTTCGCGGCCGCCTCGGGGCGGGCCCTGGCGGCGGCCGATCTGGCGACGTGGAACGCGGCCGGCACGCGCCTGACGATCAGCGAGGCCGGGCGGGCGCGCCTGCGCCGCGAGGCCAGGCCGGGGGACCTGGCCTTCGCGGACCAGCACCGGGAGCTGGCCGTCGTGCAGGGCGGCGCCGGACCGACCCTGCGCAACGCCGCCGAGAACCCCCTGGCCTGGATGGTGCGCCGGCGCGACCGGGACGGCGCGCCGCTCATCGACGCGGCCGCCTTCGAGGCCGGTGAGCGGCTGCGGCGGGACATGACCGCCGCCGCCCTGCTGCCGCGGATGGGCGCGGATCTCGGGGCGCCCCGGATC from Methylobacterium radiotolerans JCM 2831 includes the following:
- a CDS encoding AsmA-like C-terminal region-containing protein, translated to MRDLLTALACAVILVLVAALAVPPFVDWQAHRGLVERALARSLGVPVRTDGRIEVRLLPSPRLRVDRLHLGTDPDRPSLDARFVKAEIALAPLLKGEFRFTETRIGRAEIKLPVAGPDTLKLPPDFGGALRDRDLAIENLQIQQFLVTTQVPATGRTDQLYVQDLRLQAPALVGPWRIEGTSGGIPFRAVSGTPGPDGRLAAKISGGGDAAPRFEADARFGLAPAEAGGTQVEAEGSARLVVGPPTQAAGAYLPFSLAGTFKARGTQVRFEAIDLAIDPGGRALRLGGTGRLDLRQWRAGLTLDARRLDLDAFLASAEGQNLIARGLPRSAGSLPAMLDLDLTVGSAVLGGEDWSNLALTGTLERAGGLLLRRFAVTGPAESTVTASGQVETAPLRFSGPVALAAPDSEALGRYLRRLGAEGPLVALLDGRKIEAAADLSAAGTGLSLRNMRLGLGPARITGNARYTAAEGTERGRFEAQIRATGLDIAGLPPLGTALGTLRDTDLALTLEAKDVRFGAAGSGTGTIAARIQSDGAGLTVDSLDVTDLAGASARLSGQIGADGTGRVSGRLKAPAAAPLLGLLERVWVGEIRLLPAFLRDAPLDLAVTLDREGGAAAALRTQARGSAGGGTLDLTLASRGARIEGGTATLAAPRAGPWFGRTDIPGLQQPAELHLTAERPDGQALALTANGTVAGLRLATGRPILVGPDFVPTGGTLRADSADLAPFLTLAGAATLAPGAWPADLTVTLSRQQGEAAAALAGTVAGAGVNGTLLRAAGGALHGRIALDRLSVPQLAAALVIPPGANGAFAPPTAHPAVSLDVRVASLDLGRGLVATDAAAALGLADAGLTLRDLTGKLAGGRLAGSVTVARPGAGASVSGSGSLDGAALPILAGGPFGGRLSADLRFAATAETLSGLADSLSGSGALTLTDLSLPAADPAALGRALARAAEMDDPLREGRLQALVTEELARGGAQARGSARAAATIVGGVLRAGPFDLDLGPARWAGTVGYDLRAGRLDVRGTLVGGPVPRGWNAGPPAVQFGLTGPLSAPERALDVGTLSNGLAAFVLQRELETIELTEADQVERQRRRARIEMDRARAAALKAAAEKAAADRAAADKAAEEAAKRVRNPEEGIAQPPAPAEARP
- a CDS encoding S9 family peptidase, translated to MTEIGHGLLAHRTGAPVAEARPRRFSVHGQEIIDDYAWLKAENWQTVLKDPAALPDDIAAYLKAENAFAEAALAGSAELRRQLVAEMRGRIQEDESGVPEPDGPFAYYTRHREGGQHPLICRRPATAPDVPESGPDPDETILIDGDREGEGLPFFEIAAAVHSDDHARLAWSVDTKGSELYTIRVRDVATGLDLDDRVEATSGEAVWAADGASFWYVAVDANHRPAKVMRHRVGTGQSEDETVYTEADSGYFVHIGKTQSGAFLDVTVSDHETSEVRLLDRHAQDARLRLVEPRTPLLIYGVEHRGDRLFIRTNADGAEDFKIVTAPLDDPGRAHWTDLVPHRSGVMIRHLHLLAGHLIRLEIENARPRIVVRDLADGTEHTVAFAEEAYSLGLRAGLAFDTATIRFVYSSMTTPSETWDYDCAARTRLLRKRQVVPSGHDPAAYVTRRLFATAPDGEQVPISLLHRRDLALDGGAPLLLYGYGSYGTLMPAAFRTNLLSLVDRGFVYAIAHIRGGTEKGWRWYLDGKREKKPNTFTDFIACARALIEARYTSEKRIVAHGGSAGGMLMGAVANLAPELFAGIVADVPFVDVLNTMLDAELPLTPPEWPEWGNPGESETAFRTILSYSPYDNVAAKEYPAILALGGLTDPRVTYWEPAKWVARLRATMTGGGPVLLRINMEAGHGGAAGRFDRLEEVALIYAFALMAVGKA
- a CDS encoding porin, with protein sequence MADSMHVVSADYRKHRTKRGTKGVLAGVAGVLSLPVAAAELPDRRKSQLIEHVRICSAYGQAFFFIPGTDTCLRLSGRARFEYAYQPSYSRSGTAAATPGDYSGYQGRLRINLDARTQTSYGTLRAFLRLDAGSRTGFATMHAGALNRIGGAFPALGVDQFGRAQQQFNVDKAFIQFAGITAGRASSFFDFYAHDFEFIVSTIGSDNPSTNLAAYTATLGKGLSASLSVEDPMFRRTPVYASQNAPASAFPNPGAILSPGNPVAPIFVGYDAAGRPTGVGFVDTVQRSRMPDLVGVLRSDQSWGSAQLSGAVHEVNHGLLSSVAFAGSNLGAPVSVGNNRAPAGGASALGWAVQGGVKINLPAIATGDTLYLQGAYGEGTALYTGLPAYNGPWAQSATAVQGAAFSQFFNDGVINPFTQRLQLSTSYSFTAAMLHYWTPAVRSAFFGSYGALSFARGARAAQGAYFGVTGTGPGTPGTRFFDLSQVLRDSYRFVAGANLIWSPVKEFDIGVEAIYTRYGPRSGRILDLGRYPNQNAAYVNNPANPVSTARHVDVIQVRARVQRDF
- a CDS encoding DUF6456 domain-containing protein, which gives rise to MNKSFKGGRSATAGARPRGAAAGDLPAEASRLLARLGEPGAYARPDPLVEEALVTRRGGDGISVGSGRFAAASGRALAAADLATWNAAGTRLTISEAGRARLRREARPGDLAFADQHRELAVVQGGAGPTLRNAAENPLAWMVRRRDRDGAPLIDAAAFEAGERLRRDMTAAALLPRMGADLGAPRIDGGGPRDPASAADHVIAARQRVRGALDAVGSDLSGLLIDLCGFLKGLERIEAERRWPARSAKVVARIALGRLAEHYGLEREATGPDRARLRLWRG